Proteins from one Synechococcus sp. UW179A genomic window:
- a CDS encoding LysM peptidoglycan-binding domain-containing protein, whose product MRRTLLTVLAAMALTPLASHGANVTVKSGETLSDIAARYGVSINSLMRLNGIRNSNHVEAGQTLRLPGSVSAGKGRHNVRSGDTLSDIAAQYRVSERQLMALNGLSSADHVEIGQTLKLPSNAVLPQAKPKAAAKPVPIQAKPNAISHTVARGQTLTQIARAYDIPITSLININAIQNPNQVNIGTQLMLRSTESNSNTSITTSTTAAERQPLATESQPVEQKPAQAQSKPESVKPSAAQPATAKSEAAKPVAAKPQVVKPVTTAKASQATTTSVQPKPASWRTYGPLQVDWGNWQSMGGSEVAPTLNSDGQSLYVAVNCSARKINATGANGMWKSWIAPQSEFEKSLVKDRCTAAKG is encoded by the coding sequence ATGCGCCGCACCCTCCTGACCGTCCTGGCCGCAATGGCCCTGACACCACTCGCCAGTCATGGCGCCAACGTGACGGTCAAGTCAGGAGAGACCCTTTCAGATATTGCCGCTCGCTACGGCGTTTCGATAAACAGTCTGATGCGCCTGAACGGCATCAGAAACTCAAATCATGTGGAGGCCGGTCAGACACTTCGGCTACCGGGGAGCGTTTCAGCAGGAAAGGGCCGCCATAACGTGCGCTCAGGTGACACTCTCAGCGACATTGCTGCGCAGTACAGAGTCAGTGAGCGTCAGCTGATGGCCCTGAATGGACTGTCGAGTGCTGATCATGTTGAGATTGGTCAGACCCTGAAGCTGCCCAGCAACGCGGTGCTTCCTCAGGCAAAGCCCAAAGCCGCTGCGAAGCCAGTGCCGATTCAGGCCAAGCCAAATGCCATCTCCCACACCGTGGCCCGTGGCCAAACGCTCACTCAGATCGCGAGGGCCTACGACATCCCGATCACGTCATTGATCAACATCAATGCCATCCAAAATCCCAATCAGGTCAACATCGGAACCCAGCTGATGCTGCGCTCCACCGAAAGCAACAGCAACACATCGATTACCACGTCGACAACAGCTGCTGAACGGCAACCCTTGGCAACCGAGAGCCAGCCCGTTGAGCAGAAGCCAGCTCAGGCCCAGTCAAAACCTGAGAGCGTCAAGCCTTCAGCGGCCCAACCAGCAACTGCGAAATCAGAGGCTGCGAAACCCGTGGCTGCGAAGCCCCAGGTTGTCAAACCCGTAACAACTGCCAAGGCGAGCCAGGCAACCACAACAAGCGTTCAGCCGAAGCCAGCGTCCTGGCGCACCTACGGCCCACTTCAGGTCGACTGGGGCAATTGGCAGTCGATGGGTGGAAGCGAGGTGGCTCCAACACTGAACAGCGATGGACAATCTCTCTACGTGGCTGTGAATTGTTCTGCCAGGAAGATCAATGCAACTGGCGCGAACGGGATGTGGAAAAGCTGGATCGCACCCCAGTCTGAATTCGAGAAGTCGCTCGTCAAGGATCGCTGTACAGCTGCAAAGGGTTGA
- a CDS encoding ATP-dependent DNA helicase RecQ, translating to MDLLLDALKRHYGWSDFRPGQRPVVECLLQGQDCLAVLPTGGGKSLCYQLPALVRSGLVVVISPLVALMEDQVLQLRRRGIAAACLHGGIQLVQRQQTLSQLSDGSLRLLYLAPERLQGEATRAVLQEHAARGHLVALAVDEAHCISAWGHDFRPDYRRLGELRALCPGVPLVALSATAAPRVRADLLRLLHLRRPLIQVGSARRHNLHYAMRRRVGDPLQDVMEALENARGACLIYARTRVSVERWTERLCANGIKAIAYHAGLEPDVRHRALEHFLEAQDPVLVATVAFGMGVDRPDVGLVLHLDLPSTPEGYLQESGRAGRDGKPAHCLVLFSPRDRTSLGWAMQSALRRSSASDAVEESRRIELAQQQLRRMEAVAEGETCREQALLLSVGELVPPCGRCDRCLSGASRQDWSDQATAVLELLAEVHGTDARRLSERLNAEEGRSAHWGWLTRRLVQEELIHETDDGSQRLYLKESGRRFLRHPWPLHYAA from the coding sequence TTGGACCTGCTGCTGGATGCGCTCAAGCGCCATTACGGCTGGTCCGATTTTCGGCCAGGACAGCGTCCCGTTGTGGAGTGCCTATTGCAGGGTCAGGACTGCTTGGCAGTGCTGCCGACCGGTGGGGGAAAGTCGCTTTGCTACCAGTTGCCTGCTCTGGTGAGATCAGGGCTTGTGGTGGTGATCTCACCATTGGTGGCCCTCATGGAGGATCAGGTTCTCCAGTTGAGACGTCGAGGCATCGCAGCGGCCTGTCTTCATGGAGGAATCCAGCTAGTTCAGAGACAACAGACGCTCTCGCAGCTCAGCGACGGATCTCTGCGGCTGTTGTATCTCGCGCCGGAGCGTCTTCAGGGTGAAGCTACCCGTGCCGTTCTGCAGGAGCATGCCGCCAGAGGCCATCTGGTGGCGCTCGCTGTGGATGAAGCCCACTGCATCAGCGCCTGGGGGCATGACTTCCGTCCTGATTACCGCCGGTTGGGTGAGTTGCGAGCACTCTGTCCAGGGGTCCCTCTGGTGGCCCTCAGTGCCACAGCTGCCCCCAGGGTCAGGGCAGATCTTCTCCGTCTTCTGCATCTCCGGCGGCCGCTGATCCAGGTGGGATCGGCTCGGCGTCATAACCTGCACTACGCCATGCGACGGCGGGTTGGAGATCCCCTGCAGGATGTCATGGAGGCCTTGGAGAATGCCCGCGGCGCCTGTCTGATTTACGCCCGCACCCGTGTTTCGGTGGAGCGCTGGACTGAGCGTCTCTGTGCCAACGGGATTAAGGCCATCGCCTATCACGCCGGTCTTGAGCCTGATGTTCGGCATCGGGCTCTCGAACATTTCCTGGAAGCGCAGGATCCTGTGCTGGTGGCCACTGTGGCTTTCGGTATGGGGGTCGACCGGCCAGATGTCGGCTTAGTTCTGCATCTGGATCTGCCGAGTACCCCGGAGGGTTATCTGCAGGAGTCAGGTCGTGCCGGGCGGGATGGCAAGCCGGCTCACTGTCTGGTGCTGTTCTCGCCGAGGGATCGAACCAGTCTTGGATGGGCGATGCAGAGTGCACTGCGCCGTTCATCCGCCAGCGATGCCGTTGAAGAGTCGCGTCGGATTGAGCTGGCGCAGCAACAGTTGCGACGTATGGAGGCCGTAGCAGAGGGTGAAACATGCCGAGAACAGGCTCTGCTGCTGTCCGTCGGTGAACTGGTTCCTCCCTGTGGGCGTTGTGATCGTTGTCTCTCCGGTGCCTCGAGGCAGGACTGGTCTGACCAGGCCACGGCTGTCTTGGAGTTGCTGGCTGAGGTTCATGGCACAGACGCTCGCAGGCTGAGCGAACGGCTCAATGCTGAAGAAGGGCGCTCGGCGCACTGGGGATGGCTCACGCGGCGGCTGGTTCAGGAGGAGTTGATCCATGAAACCGATGACGGCAGCCAGCGCCTGTATCTGAAAGAAAGCGGCCGGCGCTTTCTACGCCATCCCTGGCCTTTGCACTACGCCGCTTAG
- a CDS encoding DNA-formamidopyrimidine glycosylase: MPELPEVETVRRGLASRLQSFVIQEAEILRERAVASPGGSTAFCQGLAGQTVGDWQRRGKYLIAQLLHPNTGEPSGCWGVHLRMTGQFQWHEEPTEPCQHTRARFWNAKEQELRFVDVRSFGEMWWVPKGTATDSVITGLKRLGPEPFNEEFNAGYLQKKLKGSTRSIKAALLDQSLVAGAGNIYADESLFAAGIAPQTPAGRLNRKQLEQVCESLVHVLEISIGVGGTTFSDFRDLEGVNGNYGGQAAVYRRTGQPCLNCGTSIERVKLAGRSTHWCPTCQS, translated from the coding sequence TTGCCGGAACTTCCGGAAGTTGAGACGGTTCGCCGGGGACTGGCGAGCCGTCTCCAATCCTTTGTTATCCAGGAGGCCGAAATCCTCCGCGAGAGGGCTGTGGCCAGCCCTGGGGGTTCGACAGCGTTTTGCCAGGGGCTTGCTGGTCAGACAGTTGGCGACTGGCAGCGACGTGGCAAATATCTGATCGCTCAGCTGCTCCATCCCAACACCGGAGAGCCCAGTGGTTGCTGGGGTGTACATCTACGCATGACCGGACAGTTCCAGTGGCACGAAGAACCCACAGAACCTTGTCAACACACACGGGCGCGCTTCTGGAATGCGAAGGAGCAGGAGCTGCGTTTCGTCGACGTACGCAGCTTCGGAGAGATGTGGTGGGTACCAAAGGGCACCGCCACCGACTCCGTGATCACCGGATTGAAGCGACTAGGGCCGGAACCCTTTAACGAAGAGTTCAACGCTGGTTATCTACAGAAGAAGTTGAAAGGGTCCACACGTTCGATCAAGGCAGCTCTGCTGGACCAATCACTTGTTGCAGGAGCAGGAAATATCTATGCCGATGAAAGCCTGTTCGCAGCAGGCATTGCACCCCAAACACCAGCAGGCAGGCTCAACCGCAAACAACTTGAACAAGTCTGCGAAAGCCTTGTGCACGTGCTCGAGATCAGCATCGGCGTTGGAGGCACAACGTTCAGTGATTTCCGTGACCTTGAGGGCGTCAACGGCAATTACGGAGGGCAGGCCGCGGTCTATCGACGCACCGGGCAACCCTGCTTGAACTGCGGCACTTCAATTGAGCGGGTGAAGCTTGCGGGACGCAGCACCCATTGGTGCCCCACCTGCCAATCCTGA
- a CDS encoding photosystem I reaction center subunit IV — protein sequence MAISRGDMVRIKRPESFWFNDVGKVASIDTSGIRYPVVVRFEQVNYNGLQGSDGGINTNNFALDELEPA from the coding sequence ATGGCGATCTCCCGCGGTGACATGGTGCGGATCAAGCGCCCTGAGTCCTTCTGGTTCAACGATGTCGGCAAGGTCGCCTCAATCGACACGTCGGGCATCCGCTACCCAGTCGTGGTTAGGTTCGAACAGGTCAACTACAACGGCCTGCAGGGTTCAGATGGTGGCATCAACACCAACAACTTCGCGCTCGACGAACTCGAGCCGGCCTGA
- a CDS encoding alpha-amylase family protein yields MSQQQPWWNGAVIYQLIVRSYRDGNGDGIGDLQGLASRLPYLRWLGVEAIWLTPIYPSPLDDGGYDITDFKAIHPDLGDLSAFHRFLTAAHAQGLKVVMDLVMNHTSTLHPWFQRARWAPQGSPEREIYVWSDDPHRYADAPVLFRHFESSNWEWDEVAGQYFLHRFLRHQPDLNYANPFVQEAMLDVVDFWIDRGVDGFRLDAVPFLCEEEDSRCEGLPETHAFLKRLRQRVDSHGRDVLLVGEAIQPVGEIAPYLLQDELHGAFNFALTAHLFAAIASGSVENLRQCLEEAQKVVSGCRWALPLRNHDELWLGDGHLIPEEVIQTIRAGLHQGQGHWLNWGINRRLAPLLNGDPGSNRVLHALLYSLPGMPCLYYGDELGMGDWPGLRDRDPNRTPMAWTPARNGGFSTAPDPLLVLPPITAPGYDYRVVNVEVQKQLPGSLLNWHRRMLTCRRLLPALRHGNFELLKCAHPGVISYVRCDGSMTVLVAANLSAAGASLHLDLSRWSGVRTREVFWGCEYPPASEDWFVYLPAHGFSWWLIGEVEDVNSERSVNTELVNSNQ; encoded by the coding sequence ATGAGTCAGCAGCAGCCGTGGTGGAACGGTGCCGTCATCTATCAGTTGATCGTGCGCAGTTACCGCGATGGCAATGGGGACGGGATCGGAGACCTGCAGGGGTTGGCAAGCCGACTTCCCTATCTGCGTTGGCTTGGGGTGGAAGCGATCTGGCTGACGCCCATCTATCCCTCACCGCTGGATGACGGTGGATATGACATCACCGACTTCAAAGCGATTCATCCGGATCTGGGTGATCTTTCAGCGTTCCATCGTTTTTTGACGGCCGCGCATGCGCAGGGCCTCAAGGTGGTGATGGATCTGGTGATGAATCACACCAGCACCCTCCATCCATGGTTTCAGCGCGCTCGATGGGCACCACAGGGCAGCCCTGAGCGTGAGATCTATGTGTGGAGTGATGACCCGCATCGTTATGCGGATGCACCGGTGCTCTTCCGCCATTTCGAGTCGTCGAACTGGGAATGGGATGAGGTGGCAGGTCAGTACTTCCTTCACCGTTTCCTGCGCCATCAGCCTGATCTCAACTACGCCAATCCCTTTGTCCAGGAGGCGATGTTGGATGTGGTGGATTTCTGGATTGATCGTGGTGTCGATGGCTTCCGCCTTGATGCGGTGCCTTTCCTGTGTGAAGAGGAGGACTCACGCTGTGAGGGGCTTCCTGAAACCCACGCTTTTCTCAAGCGACTGCGCCAGCGAGTGGATTCCCATGGCCGGGATGTTTTGTTGGTGGGGGAAGCGATCCAGCCTGTTGGCGAAATCGCGCCCTATTTGTTGCAGGATGAACTCCACGGCGCCTTCAACTTCGCTCTGACCGCACACCTCTTTGCTGCGATCGCCAGCGGCAGTGTGGAGAATCTGCGTCAGTGTCTTGAGGAGGCACAGAAGGTCGTTAGTGGCTGCCGCTGGGCCTTGCCTCTGCGGAACCATGATGAGCTGTGGCTGGGAGATGGTCACCTGATCCCGGAGGAGGTGATCCAGACCATCCGTGCCGGTCTGCATCAAGGACAGGGACATTGGCTCAACTGGGGAATCAACCGTCGCCTTGCGCCATTGCTCAATGGAGATCCTGGATCTAACCGTGTTCTTCACGCTTTGCTTTACAGCTTGCCGGGGATGCCATGCCTCTACTACGGCGATGAGCTGGGCATGGGGGATTGGCCAGGACTGCGCGACCGCGATCCCAATCGCACGCCTATGGCCTGGACTCCTGCACGTAACGGGGGGTTTTCAACTGCACCTGATCCGTTGCTTGTGCTGCCACCAATTACTGCTCCCGGCTACGACTACCGCGTTGTGAATGTTGAAGTGCAGAAGCAGCTGCCTGGTTCACTGCTGAACTGGCACCGTCGCATGCTCACCTGCCGGCGATTGTTGCCGGCGCTGCGACATGGCAATTTCGAGCTTCTGAAATGTGCCCACCCAGGTGTGATCAGCTACGTGCGCTGTGACGGCAGCATGACGGTGCTGGTGGCTGCCAACCTTTCGGCGGCTGGGGCCTCTCTGCACCTTGACCTCAGCCGCTGGAGCGGTGTGCGCACGCGTGAAGTTTTCTGGGGGTGTGAATATCCGCCTGCTTCGGAGGATTGGTTCGTTTATCTGCCAGCCCATGGATTCAGTTGGTGGCTCATCGGTGAAGTGGAGGATGTGAACTCCGAGCGATCAGTGAACACTGAGTTAGTGAACTCCAATCAGTGA
- the mtnC gene encoding acireductone synthase, whose product MIQAIVLDIEGTTCPIDFVSKTLFPFAQKNMKAALMCRPSDKEIDAIVHEAIEEWWTDSDPHSQTMLSETRQKPPSTGEVEEYLQHLIRSDRKSTALKELQGIIWEKGYLSGELKSPLFSDVRPQLDVWKNNGISLAVYSSGSIHAQKLLYAHTSEGNITDRFCHWFDTRTGPKLTQQSYTNIAQKLGVQSNQVLFVSDHPGECDAAQRSGMNTIFCIRKGNPHQDPGNHSVAQQLCDIDLSKINNPD is encoded by the coding sequence GTGATTCAGGCCATCGTGTTGGATATCGAAGGAACAACATGCCCCATCGATTTCGTCAGCAAAACGCTGTTTCCTTTCGCCCAAAAGAACATGAAAGCGGCATTGATGTGCAGACCAAGCGATAAAGAGATTGATGCAATAGTGCATGAAGCCATCGAGGAATGGTGGACTGATTCGGATCCACACAGCCAAACAATGCTGAGTGAAACCAGGCAAAAGCCACCATCAACAGGGGAGGTGGAAGAGTATTTACAGCACCTGATTCGATCAGACAGAAAATCCACAGCCCTCAAAGAATTGCAAGGAATTATCTGGGAAAAAGGCTACTTATCTGGCGAGCTGAAATCACCCTTATTCAGTGATGTGCGACCACAGCTCGATGTCTGGAAAAACAATGGCATCAGTCTTGCCGTGTACTCATCCGGCAGCATTCATGCTCAGAAACTCCTTTACGCCCATACCAGCGAAGGAAATATCACAGATCGTTTTTGCCATTGGTTTGACACACGCACAGGACCCAAGCTGACTCAGCAAAGCTATACAAACATTGCTCAAAAACTAGGCGTTCAATCCAATCAGGTGCTGTTTGTCAGCGACCATCCAGGCGAATGCGATGCAGCCCAGCGGTCAGGAATGAACACTATTTTCTGCATACGTAAGGGCAATCCGCATCAAGACCCTGGCAACCACTCAGTGGCACAACAACTTTGCGACATTGATCTTTCCAAGATCAATAACCCGGATTAA
- a CDS encoding glycerol-3-phosphate dehydrogenase/oxidase — translation MNDNCFDLLVIGGGAAGSCVAYEAVQRGLKVALLEGHDLGGGTSSRSTKLLHGGVRYLELAFKTADTAQLRLVREALLERGHWLKQAPFLAHRLELALPTDGLFGQIYYRLGLGMYDALSGRSGIGSSRLMSRALLQKALPDLRSDIRGGVAYSDGQFDDARLNLLMALSAEQHGAVVRTRTPVVELEKDSHGKVCGAISESPDGHRERWQARVVVNATGIHADVLRRMAEPDCQERMLTSRGVHVVLKQRLCPQQIGLLLPSTDDGRVLFMLPFFGSTLVGTTDTPCSQQQAAVPSDQEQSYLLDYVKRWFPGLNSIEIGSCWAGGRPLLKPADADMNSSRVVREHEVETLQSGLVSVMGGKWTTCRPMALDTLVAVEKQLGQSLPAPDELPLIGADANPLQTPNGLIAQRSTLQDLLPKSPQQAEQIEHLESGHGLHAEALVNSWSEAEREPLSSVMPICRGELRHAVEAEKARSVTDVLARRTRLAMVDRDEAQRLTPLVNEILEQCGHANSTPLELNH, via the coding sequence ATGAATGACAACTGCTTCGACCTTCTGGTGATCGGCGGTGGGGCCGCTGGATCCTGCGTGGCCTATGAAGCCGTCCAGCGCGGGCTGAAGGTGGCCCTCCTCGAGGGCCATGACCTTGGTGGCGGCACCAGTTCGCGCAGCACCAAGCTCTTGCACGGAGGTGTTCGCTATCTCGAACTAGCGTTCAAAACCGCCGACACCGCTCAGCTTCGACTGGTGCGTGAAGCATTGCTGGAGCGCGGTCATTGGCTGAAACAGGCGCCATTTCTTGCCCATCGCCTTGAGCTGGCTCTGCCCACAGACGGGCTCTTCGGCCAGATCTACTACCGCCTTGGGCTCGGCATGTACGACGCCCTCTCAGGCCGTTCGGGAATCGGCAGCAGCCGGCTGATGTCTCGAGCACTGCTACAGAAAGCGTTGCCCGATCTGCGCAGCGATATCCGCGGTGGGGTTGCTTACAGCGACGGACAGTTTGACGATGCCAGGTTGAACCTGCTGATGGCACTTAGCGCCGAGCAGCACGGGGCGGTGGTCCGCACGCGGACCCCGGTGGTGGAGCTGGAAAAAGACAGCCATGGGAAGGTGTGCGGGGCCATCAGCGAAAGCCCGGATGGACACAGAGAACGCTGGCAAGCCCGCGTGGTGGTCAACGCCACTGGGATTCATGCCGATGTGCTGAGGCGCATGGCCGAACCCGATTGCCAGGAACGCATGTTGACCAGCCGCGGAGTGCATGTGGTGCTGAAGCAGCGACTCTGTCCACAGCAAATTGGCCTGCTGTTGCCGTCCACCGATGACGGCCGGGTGCTGTTCATGCTGCCCTTCTTCGGGAGCACATTGGTGGGCACAACCGACACGCCTTGCAGCCAACAGCAAGCAGCTGTGCCATCCGATCAAGAGCAGAGCTATCTCCTGGACTACGTGAAGCGATGGTTCCCAGGCCTAAACAGCATTGAAATCGGTAGTTGCTGGGCTGGAGGGCGACCCTTGCTTAAGCCTGCCGATGCCGACATGAACAGCAGCCGTGTGGTGCGTGAGCACGAGGTGGAGACGCTGCAAAGCGGTCTGGTGAGCGTGATGGGAGGCAAATGGACCACCTGTCGTCCCATGGCTCTCGACACACTCGTTGCCGTTGAGAAGCAACTCGGACAGTCACTGCCAGCGCCCGATGAACTGCCCCTGATCGGCGCTGACGCCAATCCACTGCAAACCCCAAACGGTCTGATTGCACAACGGTCAACCCTCCAGGATCTTTTGCCGAAATCGCCGCAGCAAGCGGAACAGATTGAACATCTTGAAAGCGGTCATGGCCTCCATGCGGAGGCCCTAGTGAACAGTTGGTCAGAAGCAGAGCGGGAACCTCTCAGCTCAGTGATGCCAATCTGCAGAGGAGAGCTACGGCATGCCGTCGAAGCCGAAAAGGCGAGAAGCGTCACAGACGTGCTGGCCCGGCGAACACGGCTGGCCATGGTCGACCGCGATGAAGCGCAACGATTGACTCCTTTGGTGAATGAAATTCTTGAGCAGTGCGGCCACGCCAACAGCACACCTCTGGAACTGAATCACTGA
- the mtnB gene encoding methylthioribulose 1-phosphate dehydratase → MVQAAEELSATIKLLHRRGWCDGTGGNFSVVASREPLRLLMAPSGVDKGSVQPEDLIEVNSSGDVIRGVGKASAETLLHLRIIHCCRAGAVLHTHSLSGTLLSRTELDKGSVTLEGWEMLKGIKGVTTHNTRVNVPIIANSQDLQTLSEAAAGRMSEAPHGLLVSGHGLYAWGDDLREARRHTEILEFLLELTWRQSLLGSHS, encoded by the coding sequence TTGGTTCAGGCTGCTGAAGAACTCTCAGCCACGATCAAGCTGCTGCATCGCCGAGGCTGGTGCGACGGCACGGGGGGGAACTTCAGCGTTGTGGCTTCACGTGAGCCTCTGAGATTGTTAATGGCCCCCAGCGGAGTCGATAAGGGATCGGTTCAACCCGAAGATCTGATCGAAGTGAACAGCAGCGGTGACGTCATCCGAGGAGTGGGCAAAGCAAGTGCAGAAACGCTGCTGCATCTGCGCATCATTCACTGTTGCAGAGCAGGGGCCGTACTGCACACCCATTCCTTGTCAGGAACTCTGCTGTCGAGAACGGAGCTGGACAAAGGCAGCGTGACTCTTGAGGGCTGGGAGATGCTGAAAGGCATCAAAGGGGTGACCACCCACAACACCAGAGTCAACGTGCCGATCATTGCCAACAGCCAGGATCTACAGACACTGAGCGAAGCAGCAGCAGGGCGGATGAGTGAAGCCCCTCATGGACTGTTGGTCTCAGGGCATGGGCTCTACGCATGGGGCGACGACCTGAGAGAAGCTCGTCGCCACACCGAAATCCTTGAATTCCTCTTGGAACTCACCTGGAGACAATCACTACTCGGGAGTCACTCGTGA
- a CDS encoding aldehyde dehydrogenase family protein, with amino-acid sequence MVQANAARAFTETDLERLRKPVLEGITRPETWRREQLQRLRELVTQHESEILEALRHDLAKPDLEGMAEVVTLLQELKLAERRLRAWMRPRRIRVPLVQQPGRADLIREPLGCVLLIGPWNLPFGLTLWPLVSALAAGNTAVIKPSEHAPATAELIEKLVPKHFPSDLVQVVNGDGAVAAQLVRQRFDHIFFTGGGKIGAKVLEGAAANLTPVTLELGGKNPAIVLPGADLSITARRLVWGKGFNAGQACIAPDHLLVQSEMRAPLLQAIAEERLKLYGSDPLESKSLACLIHDRHFGQLEALLNQAKDEGRVLLGGESDPIRRRIAPTLISVQDEQDPLMADELFGPLLPVLEITDLNEAIQRIQKQDKPLALYLFGGDDCDQELVLRSTSSGGVCFNDVLMQCGVPDLPFGGVGASGMGAHHGEAGFRTFSHERSVLRRPFWLDLPQRYPPYTLKPETFRRLLS; translated from the coding sequence ATGGTCCAGGCCAACGCTGCACGAGCTTTCACCGAAACCGACCTGGAACGCCTGCGCAAACCCGTTTTGGAAGGCATTACCAGGCCGGAAACCTGGCGTCGTGAACAGCTTCAGCGCCTGCGTGAGCTTGTGACACAACACGAGTCAGAGATTCTCGAAGCCCTTCGCCATGACCTTGCCAAGCCAGACCTAGAGGGGATGGCAGAAGTTGTGACCTTGCTACAGGAACTCAAACTCGCTGAACGACGACTTCGGGCCTGGATGCGTCCACGCCGAATCCGTGTTCCATTGGTACAGCAGCCCGGCCGTGCCGATCTGATCCGTGAGCCACTCGGATGCGTGCTGTTGATTGGCCCCTGGAATCTGCCGTTCGGCCTCACGTTATGGCCTCTTGTCAGCGCCCTGGCGGCCGGCAACACCGCCGTGATCAAGCCCTCTGAACATGCCCCGGCAACCGCAGAGCTCATCGAGAAGCTCGTGCCCAAGCACTTCCCTAGCGATCTGGTTCAGGTTGTCAACGGCGATGGAGCTGTTGCAGCTCAACTGGTGAGGCAGCGCTTCGATCACATCTTCTTCACTGGCGGAGGCAAGATCGGAGCCAAGGTGCTGGAGGGGGCCGCCGCCAATCTCACGCCGGTCACTCTGGAGCTCGGCGGCAAAAACCCTGCGATCGTGCTGCCTGGTGCCGATCTGTCCATCACGGCACGCAGGCTGGTCTGGGGGAAGGGATTCAATGCGGGTCAGGCCTGTATCGCGCCGGATCATCTGCTTGTCCAATCAGAGATGCGTGCGCCTCTGCTGCAAGCCATCGCCGAGGAACGGCTGAAGCTTTACGGCAGCGATCCACTTGAATCCAAATCACTGGCGTGTCTGATTCACGACCGACATTTCGGCCAACTGGAGGCTTTGCTGAACCAGGCCAAAGACGAAGGCCGTGTGCTGCTCGGCGGTGAGTCGGACCCGATCAGACGCCGAATTGCACCAACTCTGATCAGCGTTCAAGACGAACAGGACCCGCTGATGGCCGATGAACTGTTCGGACCGCTGCTGCCAGTACTGGAGATCACCGATCTGAATGAGGCCATACAAAGGATCCAGAAGCAGGACAAACCGCTGGCTCTCTACTTATTTGGCGGTGACGACTGTGACCAGGAGCTGGTGCTGCGCAGCACCAGCTCAGGTGGTGTGTGTTTCAACGACGTGTTGATGCAATGTGGCGTCCCCGATCTGCCCTTCGGTGGAGTGGGAGCCAGCGGGATGGGAGCCCATCACGGAGAAGCAGGATTTAGAACCTTTTCCCATGAGCGATCTGTGCTGCGGCGTCCGTTCTGGCTTGATCTTCCTCAGCGCTATCCGCCTTACACCCTGAAGCCGGAAACATTCCGTCGTTTGTTGAGCTAA